The following are encoded in a window of Panicum virgatum strain AP13 chromosome 5N, P.virgatum_v5, whole genome shotgun sequence genomic DNA:
- the LOC120672771 gene encoding uncharacterized protein LOC120672771: MAAGLLAVAAAAVALAAAALPVLADKDCFENCFKNCVGNDKSMTDYCNYACGMTCGPDGALRRPTAGAALAGLPINCQLACVRESCHPLRADGKDMDMEACYGQCYHSCKTKAGLSRPLGAGAGTVRPAALPDHPFHKMQDAVQPTAEPDPDEVSRRARGPLLP, encoded by the exons ATGGCTGCCGGGCTACTAGCGGTCGCCGCTGCCGcggtggcgctggcggcggcggcgctgccggtgCTCGCGGACAAGGACTGCTTCGAGAACTGCTTCAAGAACTGCGTCGGCAACGACAAGTCCATGACCGACTACTGCAACTACGCCTGCGGCATGACCTGCGGGCCCGACGgcgcgctccgccgccccactgccggcgccgccctcgccggcctCCCCATAAACTGCCAGCTCGCTTGCGTCAGGGAGTCCTGCCACCCTCTCCGAGCAG ATGGCAAGGACATGGACATGGAGGCCTGCTACGGGCAGTGCTACCACAGCTGCAAGACTAAGGCCGGCCTGTCGAGGCctctcggcgccggcgccggcactgTCCGGCCGGCGGCGTTGCCCGACCACCCCTTCCACAAGATGCAGGACGCCGTCCAGCCAACGGCGGAGCCGGACCCTGACGAGGTCAGCCGTCGAGCACGGGGACCCCTCCTCCCCTGA